The region GATAGTTTGCCGAAGTAGTCGGATTGAATCAGGCAGTCAAATCCCCAAACTCTCTGAGGGCTCTCTCTTATGGCGCGAATCACTCCCTGCTACGCACTCCTCTGCGTACTCGTTCTGTTTTCATCCCTGGCTTCAGCACTCCGGGCCGAGGAACTGCAGCCGCTGACTGACGTTCCTTATGGAAAACATCCGCGGCAGGTGCTCGATTTTTATCCAGCAAAGTCCGACAAGCCGACGCCGGTGGTGTTTTACATTCACGGCGGCGGCTGGCAGGCCGGCGACAAAAAGACCAACCCCAAGGCCTTCAACGACAAGGGCATCTCGGTCGTCGCCATCAACTATCGCTACGTAAAGATGGCGGCGGAAGATAAGGTCGAACCGCCGGTGAAGGCTCCGCTGAGCGATGGGGCTCGCGCGCTGCAGTTCACACGTTCGAAGGCCAAGGAATGGAATCTCGATAAGACCCGGGTCGGCGCAACCGGCGGTTCGGCTGGCGGCGCTTCGTCGCTGTGGCTCGCCTTTCACGACGACCTGGCCGATCCCAAGAGCGACGACCCGATCGCCCGCGAATCGACGCGTCTCACCTGCGCCGCCGTCAACGGCGCTCAGACTTCGCTCGATGGCAAAGAACTCCGCGAGTGGATGCCCAATTACGGCTACGGCGCGCACGCTTTCGGCCTGAAGAATTTTCAAGCCCTGATCGACGAGCGCGAGAAAATCCTGCCGTGGATCAAGGAGTACTCGCCCATCGAACTCGTCAGCAAAGATGATCCACCGATCGGCCTGTTCTACGGCGGCGAAAAGCCCGTCGTCGGTTCCTCGCCCAAAGACCCGACTCACTCCGGCGTCCTCGGCTTGAAGCTCGCCGAGAAGCTGAAGGAAACGGGCGTGGAAGTTGTTTTGGTGGCTCCTGAAATGCCTCACGAGAAATACAAAGGCACGACGGATTACCTGATCGATAAGCTGCTGAAGTAAGCGAAACACCGGGAAGAAGCTGATGCGGAGTAGCCGCAACCAATGAGCTTCCGCCCCTCACCCTAACCCTCTCCCCTGAGTACAGGGGCGAGGGAACAACATTCAAACCTCAGACTCTCTCATGAAACTCGCAAAATACGCCTATAACGGCAAACAAGGTGTCGGTCGGATCGAAGGCGATCAACTCCTGCCGTTGCACACCGCCGATGGTCCTTATCCGACGCTCTCGCACATTCTCGAAGCCGACGATCCGTACGAAGTCGTCGACTTCATGACGCACACGCACGAGCCGATCGCGCTGCCGTTGGTCGAATTGCTCGCGCCCATCGATCATCAAGAAGTGTGGGCCGCGGGCGTCACTTACAAACGGAGTCGCACCGCGCGAATGGAAGAATCCGAGACGGCGGCCTCGTGCTACGACCGAGTCTATGCTTCGCCGCGGCCGGAGATTTTTTACAAGGCCTCGCCGCATCGCGTCTCAGGGCCGAACAAGCCGGTGCGGATTCGCGTCGACAGCGATTGGAATGTCCCCGAGCCGGAGTTGACGCTGGTGCTCAACAGCAAGTTGAACCTCGTCGGCTTCACGATCGGCAACGATATGAGCAGCCGCGACATCGAGGGCGACAATCCGCTCTACTTGCCGCAAGCCAAGGTCTACAACCAGTGCTGCGGCCTCGGCCCGTGGATCACGCTCCATCGCGACATGCCAGCCGTCGCCGACATCGGCATCAATCTGGCCATTCATCGCGCCGGCGCAAAGGTCTTTGAAGGGCACACGAGCGCCGCCCAAATGGCCCGTTCCTTCGACAACCTCATCAGTTGGCTGGGCCGCGACCAAAGTTTCCCCAGCGGCTG is a window of Anatilimnocola floriformis DNA encoding:
- a CDS encoding alpha/beta hydrolase; translated protein: MARITPCYALLCVLVLFSSLASALRAEELQPLTDVPYGKHPRQVLDFYPAKSDKPTPVVFYIHGGGWQAGDKKTNPKAFNDKGISVVAINYRYVKMAAEDKVEPPVKAPLSDGARALQFTRSKAKEWNLDKTRVGATGGSAGGASSLWLAFHDDLADPKSDDPIARESTRLTCAAVNGAQTSLDGKELREWMPNYGYGAHAFGLKNFQALIDEREKILPWIKEYSPIELVSKDDPPIGLFYGGEKPVVGSSPKDPTHSGVLGLKLAEKLKETGVEVVLVAPEMPHEKYKGTTDYLIDKLLK
- a CDS encoding fumarylacetoacetate hydrolase family protein → MKLAKYAYNGKQGVGRIEGDQLLPLHTADGPYPTLSHILEADDPYEVVDFMTHTHEPIALPLVELLAPIDHQEVWAAGVTYKRSRTARMEESETAASCYDRVYASPRPEIFYKASPHRVSGPNKPVRIRVDSDWNVPEPELTLVLNSKLNLVGFTIGNDMSSRDIEGDNPLYLPQAKVYNQCCGLGPWITLHRDMPAVADIGINLAIHRAGAKVFEGHTSAAQMARSFDNLISWLGRDQSFPSGCFLLTGTGIVPDNAFTLHAGDVVEIAIDGIGVLKNPVVRG